In Verrucomicrobia bacterium CG1_02_43_26, one genomic interval encodes:
- a CDS encoding hydrogenase, which yields MAELTISEKIKAVNPAILPSIEPSKMPRRVLVEHDRDFRWITHKICNIVEEPTPRWWWVCFIVSILVASFTFVGLTYLVSTGVGVWGLANPVNWGWAIVNFVFWIGIGHAGTLISAILCLLKQQWRTSINRSAEAMTIFAVMCAGLFPLFHVGRVWFAWWLFPLPNANSIWPNFKSPLEWDVFAVSTYFTVSCLFWYMGMIPDLATIRDRAKAVWRKYFYGVLAMGWRNSNRHWQNYEMAYLLLAGLSTPLVLSVHTVVSFDFAVSLVPGWHTTIFPPYFVAGAIFSGFAMVLSLMLPLRAVYNLHDLVTQRHIDNMCKIILATGSMVGYGYAMEFFIAWYSASPYEGFTFINRAFGQYSWAYYIMITCNVISPQLFWSKWIRNNTTLVWIIVAFVNVGMWFERFVIVVTSLANDFLPSSWGYYSPTIVDIFTFFGTFGFFSALFLLFIRFLPLMPIGEIKAVIPQADPHRGHH from the coding sequence ATGGCAGAGCTAACTATTTCAGAAAAAATCAAAGCGGTTAATCCGGCTATTCTACCCAGCATTGAGCCATCTAAGATGCCACGCAGGGTTTTGGTTGAGCACGATCGTGATTTTCGTTGGATTACCCACAAGATCTGTAACATAGTCGAAGAACCTACCCCTCGTTGGTGGTGGGTTTGCTTCATTGTCTCTATATTAGTGGCTAGCTTTACATTTGTTGGCCTTACCTACTTGGTATCCACGGGTGTTGGTGTTTGGGGATTAGCTAATCCTGTTAATTGGGGTTGGGCGATTGTAAACTTCGTTTTCTGGATTGGTATTGGTCATGCCGGTACCCTTATATCTGCTATCTTGTGCTTGCTTAAGCAGCAATGGCGCACCAGTATTAATCGTTCTGCCGAGGCAATGACGATCTTTGCCGTTATGTGCGCTGGTCTATTCCCGCTTTTCCACGTAGGTCGCGTGTGGTTTGCCTGGTGGTTATTCCCACTCCCCAATGCTAACTCAATTTGGCCTAACTTTAAAAGTCCTCTGGAATGGGACGTGTTTGCGGTGTCCACTTATTTTACCGTTTCCTGTTTATTTTGGTACATGGGAATGATTCCTGATCTAGCAACTATTCGGGATCGCGCAAAAGCAGTTTGGCGTAAGTATTTTTATGGTGTGCTTGCAATGGGGTGGCGGAACTCTAATAGACACTGGCAAAATTATGAAATGGCCTATTTGCTCTTGGCAGGTCTCTCAACTCCACTGGTTCTCTCTGTACACACAGTGGTTTCCTTTGACTTTGCGGTTTCACTAGTCCCTGGTTGGCATACGACCATTTTCCCACCATACTTTGTTGCGGGTGCTATTTTCTCAGGTTTTGCAATGGTGTTGTCCCTTATGCTTCCTCTGCGAGCCGTCTACAACCTACACGATCTGGTTACTCAGCGCCACATTGATAACATGTGTAAGATTATTTTGGCAACAGGCAGCATGGTGGGTTACGGCTATGCGATGGAGTTCTTTATAGCATGGTATAGCGCAAGCCCTTACGAAGGATTTACTTTTATTAATCGTGCGTTTGGTCAGTACTCATGGGCATATTATATCATGATTACCTGCAACGTAATTTCCCCGCAACTTTTCTGGTCTAAATGGATTCGCAACAACACAACGCTTGTTTGGATAATTGTGGCTTTTGTAAACGTAGGTATGTGGTTTGAGCGCTTTGTGATTGTAGTAACTTCATTAGCCAATGATTTTCTTCCATCGAGCTGGGGTTATTATTCACCAACGATCGTTGACATCTTTACTTTCTTCGGAACATTTGGCTTCTTCTCCGCATTGTTCCTTCTTTTCATACGCTTCCTGCCCCTTATGCCAATTGGTGAAATTAAGGCAGTGATACCGCAAGCAGACCCACATAGAGGACATCATTAA